AGCTTGCGGCGCCTGCGCCGACGGGCAGCTCGATCTCGGCGGGCAGCATGCGTGAGCGGCCGACGTTGGTGACGGCGATGCGTCCGAGGGCGCGCTGGCCGACGGTGACGCGGCGGTCGGCGAGGTCGAGCTCGACCGAGTAGGTGGAGCGGCCGAGCGTGAGGATGATGCTGATGACGAGCAGGCCGGCGAGGGTGACGCCCCCGGTGACGAGCTCGTCCCAGCCGAGGCGTCGCCCGGCGAGGATGCCGAGGACCGCGAGCGCGAAGACCGTCCAGCCGAGCGGCGTGGCGTGCCCGAGGGCACGCGCGAGCGGACGCCGGACGACGGCGAGCCCGTGGGTCACGGGCGCCGCCGCGCGTCTCAGCGCCGCAGGGGCGACCGGGACGGGAGGCATCGTCAGACGACCCGCTCCACGGGGGGCGCGGTCGTGGCGACGACGTCCTGGAGGACCTCGTCGCTCGTGACGCCGGCGAACTCTGCCTCGACGTCGAGGACGAGGCGGTGCGCGAGCACGGGCTCCGCAAGGTCCTTGATGTCGTCGGGGATGACGAACGGGCGTCCGAGGGACGCCGCCCACACCTTGGCGCTGCGCACGAGGGCGAGGCAACCGCGGACGCTCACGCCGAGGCGGGTGCGCGCGTCCTCGCGGGTGGCCTCGGCGAGGCGCGAGACGTAGTCGAGGACGGCCTCGTCGACGTGGACGGTGGCGGCCATGTCGGCCATCTCGGCGAGCGCCTCGGTCGTGATCTTGGGTGCGAGGCGGGACGCACGGTCGCGGTCTGCGGCCCCGGCGAGGATGCGCACGGTCGACGCGTGGTCGGGGTAGCCGAGCGACGTCTTGATGAGGAAGCGGTCGAGCTGCGCCTCGGGCAGCTTGTAGGTGCCCGCCTGCTCGATCGGGTTCTGGGTCGCGATGACCATGAAGGGCCGCCCGACGTCGTACGGCACGCCGTCGACGGTCACGCGGGCCTCTTCCATGACCTCGAGGAGCGCGGACTGCGTCTTGGGCGAGGCGCGGTTGATCTCGTCGGCGAGCAGGATCGACGTGAAGACGGGCCCACGGTGGAACGTGAAGGAGCCGGTCGACTGGTCATAGACCGAGACGCCCGTGACGTCGGAGGGCAGCAGGTCCGGCGTGAACTGGATGCGGTGGTGCGTGCCCTGCACGGTCGCAGCCATGGCGCGAGCGAGCGACGTCTTGCCGGTGCCCGGTGCGTCCTCGAGGAGCAGGTGCCCCTCGGCGAGCATCGCGGTCATGGCGAGGCGGATCGTGTGCTCCTTGCCGAGGACGGCCTTGCTGACGTTCGCGGTCAGCGCCTCGAAGGTCTCGGCGAACCAGCCGGCCTGCTCGGGTGTCATCACGGTGCGGTGCCTCCGTGGTCAGGACCCAGGTCGGGTCGGGCTGTGTGCTGCGATGTTCTCCAGGGCGGGCTCACTCTACCGAGCGCCGCCCCGCGGGGCTTGCTACGGGCCGTCCTCCCCGTCGTCGGGCGGCGGGTCGGGCGCGGCCTTCGGCGTCACCGTGACGGTCGTCGTGGCCCAGTCGCTGGCCTTGTCCGCCGAGTTCACCGCGCGCACGCGGATGTCGTACTCCGCGCCGCCGTCAGACTCAGGCACCGTGAACGAGAACGTGCGCTGCGAACTTGCGACAGACCCTTCTGTCCAGAGGAGCGTGCCCTTCTTGCGGTAACCCCAGGTGAACTCCTTGAGCGGTGCGCCCCCGTCGTCCACGTGTGGGGTCCACGTCGCCGTCACACCGAGCTCGACGGGCGAAGAAGCGACGAGATCCGGCGCCTGAGGCGGATCGGGAGTCGTCGTGACGCTCGCGGTGGCGACCTTGCTGTCCCCGACCCCGTTTCTGGCGAACGCGGTGACCGTGATGACGCCGCGGTGCGAGTCCGTGCCGGTGGTGCCCTGCTCGCACCGTTCGGGCTTGCCCTCCTCCAGCACACATACCTTCAGGTCAGCCGGGGACCCGCCGTCGCTTCGCGCCCGGACGCTCCACCTGTAGCTGCGTCCGCCCGTGGCCTCAACCGTGACCTCGGGCGACTGCGGCACGGTCACGACGCGGATGCCCTCGAGGCGGAGAGCCGACTCCGTCGGGGCGCACACGTTGCCGCCGCCCTCGACGATGCACGGGCGCACGGTCACGGCCGGCGAGGTGGCCTCGCTCGACTGGCCGCTCACCGTGACGGAGGTGCCCTCGACGCGCTGGCGCTCGGCGTCGCCGATGCGGACCCAGTAGAAGTCGACGCCCTTGCCGACGCGGCCGGTGTTCGACGGCGGGTTCCACGAGTACCGCACCACGCCACCGCCGAAGTCGGCGCCGGTCGGGTTGGTCTGCACGACGGCGTCGCGCGTCGCGGCGCCCGGCGTCGCCCACGTGCGGGCCGAGATCGTCGCCGGGTCGGACGTCCCGGCACGGTTCGTCGCGACGACGGTGAACGTGTAGTCCTGCCCGTTGTTCACGGAGAAGGTCTCGCTCGACCGCGAGCCGTCACGCGTGCGGGACTCGCCGCCGGACATCGTGATCGTGTAGCCGCTGATCTTCGCGCCGTTCGGGTCGGCCCCGGACCACGAGACCGTGATCGTCCCGTCGCCCTGCTCCGTCTTGAGCGTCGGCGCCCCCGGACGCCCGGCAGGCGTCTCGGACGCGGCGGGGCTCCACGGGCTCCAGTTGCCCATCGAGTTGGTCGCGCGCACCTGGACGGAGTACGACGTGCCGTTGCGCAGGCCGGTGACGTCCCTGCTCGTCGTCGCCGAGGAGATGATCTGGTTCGCGCCCGAGCCGCCGATCACCTGGATCTCGTAGCCGGTGACGGGCAGCCCCTCGGAGCGCGGTTCCTTCCAGCTCACGCCGAGCGCCCCGTCCTTGAACTGGAGGGTGGGCGCGCTCGGCGCCTCGGGAGTGACCTCGAGACGCACCGGGTTCGACACGGGCGACTTCTCGGACCATCCGACGACGTTGCGCGCCCGGACCGTGAACGTGTACTCGCGGTCGTACTCGAGGTTGCGCACCGTCAAGCGCGTGCCGACGGACCTGAGCACGGTGCCGTCGCTCACGGTCACCTCGTACTCGGTCACGGGCGGCGCGGAGAGGGGCGCGTCCCACGACAGGTCGATCGTCGGGCCGTCGCCCGCACGCGCGACGGGGCCCGACGGCGCGTCAGGCACCTCGGCGACCGTCACCGTGACGATGCCCTCGGCCTCACGCGTCGGCAGGTTCGTCACGTCCCGGACGCGGAACCGCACCTTCATCGTCCCGGTGGCCGTCGACGCCGGGGTGATCGAGAGCGAGCCACCCGAGACGGCCACCGTCCCCTGCCCGGCGACGACGTCCGCGCTCACGACGCGCAGCGGCTCGGGGGCGAACGGGTTGAAGGCACCGGTGAGCACGTTGACGGTGCTCGCGACGCCCGGGAGCGCGTCGATCGAGAAGTCCTGGACGCGCGGCGCCTGGCGGTCGCTCTGCGTGACGCGCACGTTCACGGCCTCGTCGAGGATGCCGCGGGCGCCGTAGGAGATCTGGATGCCCACCTTGCCGACCGTCTCGGGCTGCGCGGCCGTGCTCGCCTGGAGCGTGAGCACGGTGCCGTTGAGCGTCGCGGTCACGCCGGCGGGCGGGGGCGTCGTGATCTTGTACCCGTACAACGCCTGGCCGGGCGTCTCGCCCTCGGGCCCGCGCGTGACCGCGTCGAGGTCGAGGGAGATCGGCATGCCGCCCTGCGCGACGTCGAGCGTCGGCACGAGGAACTGCGGCGGGTAGTCCTCGGTCGCGTAGACCGTGATCGGGAGCGTGAGCACCTTGAAGCGCGCGTCGGACGCGCCCTGTGCGGCGTCCGTCACCTCGAAGGTGATCGACGCAGGGCCCGCGTAGGACGGGTCGGAGACGTAGCGCAGGGTGCGCTCGTCGACCGTGAGCGGCGAGCCGTCGGACCGCGTCGCGGAGACGCTGTCGGTGCTCGCCAGGCGCGCGGTGCGCCCCGGCCCCACCTGCACGAACTCGTCGAGGTCGATGAGCAGCTCTGCGCCCGAGGCGACGCGCAGCTCGCGCGCCTTGGGGCGCAGCACCGGCGGGAAGTCACCGAGGGCGGGCACCGTGATGAACGCGTACGACCCGACGCCGTCCGCCTCGGGGCGCGTGTTCGTCAGCAGGTACGGGATGGTCCGGGCCGTGTCGCCGAGAGTCACGACGACCTGGTTCTCGGCGTCGACCCGGGCGATCGCGGCGTGGCTGCTCGGCACCGACACCGCGAGGTCCGTCAGCGGCCCGGACGGGTTCTCCGCGACGGCGAGCACGTCGACCTCGATCGTCGTCTTGCCGATCGTGTCGATCGCCGGGACGACGACGTCGCGCGCGACGGGCGGCTCGATCCGCGCGTCCTTGACGGAACGCACGGTCAGGACGGCGCTCGCACGGCCACCGAGGGCGTTGCCGACGGTGTACGGGATCGCCCAGACACCCTCGTCCTCGGGCGTCTGCACGACGATGCGGCGACCGGCGACGCTCGCCTCGATCCCCTCGGGCGGGGTGAAGGGGTCGACGATCGACAGCTCGCCGCCCGACGGGTCGACGTCGTTGGCGAGGACGCGCACCTCGATGCGCTCGCCGGGACGCACCTGGACCGTCTCGTCGCGCGCGACGATCGGCGGGCGCTCGTCGGTGCGCAGCGCGATGCCGACGCGGATCGTCGCGACGGAGCGCTGACCGACCCAGTCCTCGACCGCGTACGTGAACGTGTCGGTCCCGGACTCTCCCGGGAGCGCCTCGTACTCGAGATAGTCCGCGCCGACCGCGACGATGCGCCCCTTCGTGGGGGCGGACGCCTGGCCGAGCAGCGTGACGCCGTCGCCGTCGCGGTCGATGCCGACGAGCGGCACGGAGATGCGCACGCTCTCGCCCTCGAACACGCGGGCGGTCAGGTCGAGCGGGCGGGCCGGCTCCTTCGTCGCACGGTCGGACGCGTGCACGTTGACCGTGAGCTTCGCCGTCGTGAGGTTGTCGTTCGAGTCGGCGACCTGGAACATCGCCGTCGCCCGGCCCGGGTTGGGGCCGGCCTGGTACCGCAGCACGTCGCCGGAGACGAAGAGCAGGCCCTCGGACGGGGCCTCCGCGAGCTCGCGGACGAGCGTCATGTCGTCGCCGTCCGGGTCGAACGCGTCCTCGAGCACGGGGATCGTGACGACGCCGCCGGTGCGGACCGTGACCTCGACGTCTGGCACGACCGGCGGGCGCTGCGTCGCGCTCGGGTCCGTCGGGATGACGAGGATCTCGCCGCGCGCCGTCTCGGGCCCGTTCGAGACGACGTACTCGATCGTCTCGGGTCCTCCGAGCGAGCGCTCGGCCGAGATCCGGAGCTGGCGGTGGTTGATGACGCCGAGCCGCAGGTCGGAGCCGGAGCCCGCCGTCGCGGACACGAGGACGAGGACCGAGCCGTTCGGGTCGGTGTCGTTCGCGAGCGGGTCGATCGTCACCTCGCCGCCGAGCGGCAGCAGGGCGATGTCGCGCACGGCGACCGGCGGGAGGATCTTCTCGGGGACGGCGACGACGTCGATCCGCGCGAGGCGCGCGGCCTGCTGCGTCCCTGCGGTCACGACGACCGGCACGTAGTACGTGCCCGTCACCGACGAGCGGAAGGTGAACGTCCCTGCTGAGGTGTCGGCGACGACCTCCGTGCCCTCGACGGCCTCGACCGCAGCGAGGCGCGCCGGCTCGCTCGTCACGTTGCGGACCGACGCGAGCACGTCGACCGTGATGAGCTCGCCCTGGCGGGCGGTCGCGTGGATCGGCTCGATGACCGGCGGCACCGTGCCGGGCGCGCGGATATCGACGTAGACCTCACCCTTGACCTGGTCCTCGCCGTCGCTCACGGTCACGCGGACCGTGCGGCGGCCCAGCTCGGCGCCCGTCGCGTCGAAGCGCAGGATGCCGTCGAGCCGCGCCCGCACCGTCCCCGAGCCCGAGACGACCGACGCGCCCACGAGCTGCAGGTCGTCGCCGTCCGGGTCGGTGAAGGACGCGAGCACGTCCGCGCGCAGCGACGCGCCCGCCTCGACGGTGAACGTCGGGCGGCGGTCCTGCACCGGGGCCGAGTTCGTGCCGCTCGGCACGACGGTCAGCGTCACGGTCGTGGTCTGCGGGACGTTGCCCGCGCGGCCGTCCGACACGGAGTACGTGAAGTCGACCGAACCGGTCGCTCCCGGCTGGACGGTGAGCTGCAGGGCCCGCCCGCCGTACACGGGCTCGATCGTGCCGAAGGCTGCGGGGATCTCGTCGATCTCCGTGATCGTCAGGACGCCGCACTCGATCGACACGTCGTTGTTGAGGACCTGCAGGATGGTCGTGCGGCCCGCGCGGACGCCGTACTTGTCCGGCCGCGGCTGCGGCGTCGACGTCTGCTCCTTGCACTCCTCGAGGGTGTCCGTCGTGGACTCGACCTCGTCGGTGGTCTTCTCCTCGTCGCGGGACTCCTCCTCGCGATCGATCGTGTCCCAGTCGGGACGGTGCATCGTCGGGACGTCCGCCGGCAGCCAGACCATGCCCTCGCGCACGTCGTTGAGCGCGATGACGTTCCGGTTGGTACGGAAGCGCAGCTCGGTCGCGCCGTCGACCCCCGTGAGGGCCTCGATCTGCGGCTCGTCGCCGCCGCAGCTGCGCAGGTAGCTGCCCGACGGCGAGGACCACGCGCCGTACTCGCAGCCGCCCAGGAACACGGGCGCGGCCGGGGTGCCCGCCGCGCCTGTCGGCACGTCGCTCACGTCGCCGCCCTCGAGCGAGACGCGCACGAGGCCGCTCGTCGAGCCGAGGAGCACGCGGTCGTGCGCGGGCCCGGGCTGCTGGAGCGTGACCGCGCCCTGCGCCGAGAGGTCCGCGACCCAGCCCTCCGCGTGGAGGCGCCCCGCCGCGAGCACGGCGATCTTGTCGCCGACCGCGGTCGCGGCCTCGGGCACGACGCCCTTGGCGTCCTCGAGCTCCGGCCCCTCGGTGACGACCTTCTGGCCGTCGACGACCTCGACGCGCGTCACCTTGCCTGTCGTCGGGTCGAACGCGAGCACCACGCCCGACTTCGTCACGACCGCGACCGCGCCGGCGCCGAGCGTCGCGTCGGCCGCGCCCGGGTCGAGCGACATGCCGGCGAGCGCCGAGAAGGCGGAGACCCACAGCTCACCGTCCGGCGACGTCACCGCGACAGTCCCGGCGTCCATCGCGACCGTCGCGTCCGCAGGGAGCACGACAGGCGTGCTGAGCGAGACCGTCGCCGGGTCGACGACCGTCGCGGTGCCGGCCTCGACGAGGAGGACGTCAGCGCCGGACTGCAGCACGTCGAACTGGTCGCGGTTGGCGACCACCCCGCCGTTGAGCTCCTTGATCTGGGCGTTGAACCGGCCGAGCTTCTGCGACGTCTTCGCGGTGATCCACACCGAGCCGTCGTGCAGGTCGACCTGCGCGACCTTGACACCAGGGTTGACGAAGGCGAGCACGACGAGGAGCGCTGGCACGACGGCCGCAGCGACCGTCGTCATCCAGCGCCGCCCTGAGCGGTCCGGGCCGCCAGCAGCCTTCTGGAGCGTCGATGCGCGGGTACGACTCATGATTCTTCGCTCATGGGTAGCACGCCCTCGCGGGACGTGTCGACACACGCCCGTCGGTCCTCACGACCGAGACCTCGATGCACACGGAGTCTTCGCCCTCGGGGATCTCCACCGTCGCCGAGCCCGACACCGTCACCTGCCGCTCGTCGCCCCCGTCGATGCCCCACAGGTACCGGTCGCCCTCCTGCGGGTCAGGGTTCACCCACGAGAACAGCACCGTGCGCCCGCCGCTCGACGCCGCGACGACGTTGGTCGGCACGGGCACCACGGAGGAGTCGACGGTCGTCGCCGACGGCGTGGGGGACGACGTCGTCGGGCCCGTGCGCGGCTCCCCCGTGGAGAGCAGCGCCGCTGTCACGAGAACACCCACGACGACGACCGCGGACGCGCCGACGCCGATGCGCCGCCACGTGCGGCTGCGCGCCTCCGCCGAGCCTGCCGCCGTCTCGCCCTGCGCGTCGACGACGCTCGCGCCGAGCGCGTGCCGTCCCGTCGCCGGCTGCCGCGCCCCCTCGGGCAGCGGCGGCGGCGCGAGGTACGTCGGCACGGGAGATGCCAGCACGGGCGGAGCCGTGTCGACCTCGATCGACGACGCCGCCGTCGGCGCGCTCGCCGTGCTCGACACCGTCGGGGGCTGCACCGGGTCGATGCTCGTGATCGGGCGCAGCCGAGTGACCTCGCCCTCGGCGAGCCCCTGGACGGGCGCGCGCACGACCTTGCGCTCGAGGTCCTCCGGGACGTCGATCTGCGTGACGGTCAGACCCATCGACCGCTCGACCTGCTGGAGCGCCTGCGCGACGGCGAACGCCGTCGGGTAGCGGCGCGCGGGGTCCTTGCTCATGGTCCGCGCGAGCAGCGCCTGGAGGCCCGCGGGCACGTCGTCTCGGTCGATGTTCGGCAGCGGGCTGCGCTCGATGCGGTTGATCAGGTCCGCAGGACCGTTGGGCTGGCCCGGAACCTCGAACGGCGACCGGCCCGCGAGCATCGAGTAGATCGTCGCGCCCAGCGAGTAGACGTCGCCGCGCACGTCGCCCTGCGGGTCCTCCGCGAGGAGCTCCGGCGGCGACCACGGGATCGACATGCCCGTGCCGGCGGCGCTGTCGCCGCCCATCGTCGCCGCGATGCCGAAGTCCGTGAGCGCCGGGTAGCCGTAGTCCGTCGTCAGGATGTTCGCCGGCTTGATGTCGCGGTGCAGGATGCCCAGGCGGTGCGCCGCCTCGATCGCAGACGCGAGACGCACGCCCGTGCGCAGCGCCTCCGTGACCGTGATCCGCTCCGAGCGGTAGCGCGAGCCCAGGCCGGGGCGGGAGCAGTACTCCATGACGAGGAAGGGACGCCCGTCGGCCGCGATGTCGGCGTGGTGGATCGTCACGATCGACGGGTGGTGCGAGAGCTGCGCCATGAGGTTCGCCTCGACGAAGAACCGCTCGCGCGTCGCCTCGTCGATCGAGCTCGCGAGCAGCACCTTGACCGCGACCGAGCGCTGCGGCAGGTCCTGGCGGTACTCGAAGACGTCGGCGAAGCCACCGAGCCCGAGCAGGCGGACGTACTCGAAGCCCGGGATCGTGGGCGGCGTCGACGCCTCCCGACGCGCCCGCATCAGGAACGCACCACCCGGAACGTCACTCCGTCGCCGATGTCGACCGTCGCGTCAGGGCCGATCTCGATCGGAACGCCGGGGCGCACGCGCTGCGGCGCCTGGCCCCGCGCGTGCAGCACGACACCGTTCGTCGAGTCGAGGTCCGTGACGAAGACCCGCTGCCCCTCCTGGACGACCTGCGCGTGCGTGCGGGAGATGTCGTGGTGCGGGCTCGACACCGTCACGAGACGCGGCAGGTCCCGGTTCGCGACGCGGCTGACCACCGGCGCGCGCCCGATCAGCACGGCGCGGTCGAGCGTCACGACGAGGCCGCTCGACATGACGAGCTTCGCGGGCGCGAACTCGGTCGGGACCGCGAACGGGCCCGGCACCTGCGGGTGCGCCCAGCTCGACAGCGAGCGGCGGATCTCGACGAGGTCCGAGCTGAGGATCGTCTCGCCGTCGTGGTCCTCGACGGCGCGGACCCGGGAGCCGGCAGGGCGTGTCGCCGGAGCGGGCTGGGCCGAGGGTGCCGTCGGCACGGCCGACGTCGGCTGCTGCGGCGCGGCCGGCGCCGCGAGCCTCGGCTGGGTGTGCTCGGGCGGCGACGTGTGCTCCGGCGGGACGGTCTGCTCGGCCGGCGCCGTGGCCTCCGTCGGCGGGTGCAGGTACTGCGGCTGCGGGGTCGGCGGGGCCGGGACCGGCGGCACGGTCCCCGCAGGGCTGGCCGCGGACGCGCTCGCGCCGGTCGGCTCGGACGCGCGGTCGACGCGCAGGCGCGTGACCTCGACGTCGTCCTCCGCCGGGGGCGCCGCCGAACCCGCGCGCACGCGCGTGAGCTCGACGTCCTCGAACGACGACGCCGCAGCCTCGTCGCGCACGCGCGCGGCGGCGACGTCCTGCCGCACCTGCGCCGAGACCGTGAGGATCGTGTCACCGTACAGCTCCTCCTCGAGCTCCGCGTCCGCGGCAGCCGCCGCCCCGCCGATCGAGCTCGCCGGGAGCGACACCCGCAGGTGCACGGTCACGCACGCAGCCGGCACGACACCCGCGAGCGCCGCGTAGCCGGTCCCGCGCCGAGCGGTCGCGCCCTCGGGCGCGTCAGCGGCTGCACGGACCGTGAACTCGTCGACGTCCGCCCACTCGACGCCGACCCACGGCACGTCCGACGCACCGGCCGCGCGCAGGTGCGAGTCCTCGCCGACGACGGTCGACGAGTCGAGCGCGCGCCCGCCCACGGCCTCGAGCTCGACGGCGCCGCGCAGGTACGCGCGCACGATCGGCCCGGACATCTCGACGAGCCCGAACGCCCCCTGCGAACGGCTGCCCGTGAGCAGCGGCAGGAGCGCGTCCATGCCCTCGCCCGCACGCAGGACGTCCCACACGGCATCGAGGACGGAAGGCAGCGT
This genomic window from Flavimobilis soli contains:
- a CDS encoding AAA family ATPase is translated as MTPEQAGWFAETFEALTANVSKAVLGKEHTIRLAMTAMLAEGHLLLEDAPGTGKTSLARAMAATVQGTHHRIQFTPDLLPSDVTGVSVYDQSTGSFTFHRGPVFTSILLADEINRASPKTQSALLEVMEEARVTVDGVPYDVGRPFMVIATQNPIEQAGTYKLPEAQLDRFLIKTSLGYPDHASTVRILAGAADRDRASRLAPKITTEALAEMADMAATVHVDEAVLDYVSRLAEATREDARTRLGVSVRGCLALVRSAKVWAASLGRPFVIPDDIKDLAEPVLAHRLVLDVEAEFAGVTSDEVLQDVVATTAPPVERVV
- a CDS encoding Ig-like domain-containing protein, with product MSRTRASTLQKAAGGPDRSGRRWMTTVAAAVVPALLVVLAFVNPGVKVAQVDLHDGSVWITAKTSQKLGRFNAQIKELNGGVVANRDQFDVLQSGADVLLVEAGTATVVDPATVSLSTPVVLPADATVAMDAGTVAVTSPDGELWVSAFSALAGMSLDPGAADATLGAGAVAVVTKSGVVLAFDPTTGKVTRVEVVDGQKVVTEGPELEDAKGVVPEAATAVGDKIAVLAAGRLHAEGWVADLSAQGAVTLQQPGPAHDRVLLGSTSGLVRVSLEGGDVSDVPTGAAGTPAAPVFLGGCEYGAWSSPSGSYLRSCGGDEPQIEALTGVDGATELRFRTNRNVIALNDVREGMVWLPADVPTMHRPDWDTIDREEESRDEEKTTDEVESTTDTLEECKEQTSTPQPRPDKYGVRAGRTTILQVLNNDVSIECGVLTITEIDEIPAAFGTIEPVYGGRALQLTVQPGATGSVDFTYSVSDGRAGNVPQTTTVTLTVVPSGTNSAPVQDRRPTFTVEAGASLRADVLASFTDPDGDDLQLVGASVVSGSGTVRARLDGILRFDATGAELGRRTVRVTVSDGEDQVKGEVYVDIRAPGTVPPVIEPIHATARQGELITVDVLASVRNVTSEPARLAAVEAVEGTEVVADTSAGTFTFRSSVTGTYYVPVVVTAGTQQAARLARIDVVAVPEKILPPVAVRDIALLPLGGEVTIDPLANDTDPNGSVLVLVSATAGSGSDLRLGVINHRQLRISAERSLGGPETIEYVVSNGPETARGEILVIPTDPSATQRPPVVPDVEVTVRTGGVVTIPVLEDAFDPDGDDMTLVRELAEAPSEGLLFVSGDVLRYQAGPNPGRATAMFQVADSNDNLTTAKLTVNVHASDRATKEPARPLDLTARVFEGESVRISVPLVGIDRDGDGVTLLGQASAPTKGRIVAVGADYLEYEALPGESGTDTFTYAVEDWVGQRSVATIRVGIALRTDERPPIVARDETVQVRPGERIEVRVLANDVDPSGGELSIVDPFTPPEGIEASVAGRRIVVQTPEDEGVWAIPYTVGNALGGRASAVLTVRSVKDARIEPPVARDVVVPAIDTIGKTTIEVDVLAVAENPSGPLTDLAVSVPSSHAAIARVDAENQVVVTLGDTARTIPYLLTNTRPEADGVGSYAFITVPALGDFPPVLRPKARELRVASGAELLIDLDEFVQVGPGRTARLASTDSVSATRSDGSPLTVDERTLRYVSDPSYAGPASITFEVTDAAQGASDARFKVLTLPITVYATEDYPPQFLVPTLDVAQGGMPISLDLDAVTRGPEGETPGQALYGYKITTPPPAGVTATLNGTVLTLQASTAAQPETVGKVGIQISYGARGILDEAVNVRVTQSDRQAPRVQDFSIDALPGVASTVNVLTGAFNPFAPEPLRVVSADVVAGQGTVAVSGGSLSITPASTATGTMKVRFRVRDVTNLPTREAEGIVTVTVAEVPDAPSGPVARAGDGPTIDLSWDAPLSAPPVTEYEVTVSDGTVLRSVGTRLTVRNLEYDREYTFTVRARNVVGWSEKSPVSNPVRLEVTPEAPSAPTLQFKDGALGVSWKEPRSEGLPVTGYEIQVIGGSGANQIISSATTSRDVTGLRNGTSYSVQVRATNSMGNWSPWSPAASETPAGRPGAPTLKTEQGDGTITVSWSGADPNGAKISGYTITMSGGESRTRDGSRSSETFSVNNGQDYTFTVVATNRAGTSDPATISARTWATPGAATRDAVVQTNPTGADFGGGVVRYSWNPPSNTGRVGKGVDFYWVRIGDAERQRVEGTSVTVSGQSSEATSPAVTVRPCIVEGGGNVCAPTESALRLEGIRVVTVPQSPEVTVEATGGRSYRWSVRARSDGGSPADLKVCVLEEGKPERCEQGTTGTDSHRGVITVTAFARNGVGDSKVATASVTTTPDPPQAPDLVASSPVELGVTATWTPHVDDGGAPLKEFTWGYRKKGTLLWTEGSVASSQRTFSFTVPESDGGAEYDIRVRAVNSADKASDWATTTVTVTPKAAPDPPPDDGEDGP
- a CDS encoding serine/threonine protein kinase, encoding MRARREASTPPTIPGFEYVRLLGLGGFADVFEYRQDLPQRSVAVKVLLASSIDEATRERFFVEANLMAQLSHHPSIVTIHHADIAADGRPFLVMEYCSRPGLGSRYRSERITVTEALRTGVRLASAIEAAHRLGILHRDIKPANILTTDYGYPALTDFGIAATMGGDSAAGTGMSIPWSPPELLAEDPQGDVRGDVYSLGATIYSMLAGRSPFEVPGQPNGPADLINRIERSPLPNIDRDDVPAGLQALLARTMSKDPARRYPTAFAVAQALQQVERSMGLTVTQIDVPEDLERKVVRAPVQGLAEGEVTRLRPITSIDPVQPPTVSSTASAPTAASSIEVDTAPPVLASPVPTYLAPPPLPEGARQPATGRHALGASVVDAQGETAAGSAEARSRTWRRIGVGASAVVVVGVLVTAALLSTGEPRTGPTTSSPTPSATTVDSSVVPVPTNVVAASSGGRTVLFSWVNPDPQEGDRYLWGIDGGDERQVTVSGSATVEIPEGEDSVCIEVSVVRTDGRVSTRPARACYP
- a CDS encoding FHA domain-containing protein codes for the protein MIVPRYLPGPGVAVVAEGCVALLPEGTLPSVLDAVWDVLRAGEGMDALLPLLTGSRSQGAFGLVEMSGPIVRAYLRGAVELEAVGGRALDSSTVVGEDSHLRAAGASDVPWVGVEWADVDEFTVRAAADAPEGATARRGTGYAALAGVVPAACVTVHLRVSLPASSIGGAAAAADAELEEELYGDTILTVSAQVRQDVAAARVRDEAAASSFEDVELTRVRAGSAAPPAEDDVEVTRLRVDRASEPTGASASAASPAGTVPPVPAPPTPQPQYLHPPTEATAPAEQTVPPEHTSPPEHTQPRLAAPAAPQQPTSAVPTAPSAQPAPATRPAGSRVRAVEDHDGETILSSDLVEIRRSLSSWAHPQVPGPFAVPTEFAPAKLVMSSGLVVTLDRAVLIGRAPVVSRVANRDLPRLVTVSSPHHDISRTHAQVVQEGQRVFVTDLDSTNGVVLHARGQAPQRVRPGVPIEIGPDATVDIGDGVTFRVVRS